Genomic segment of Alistipes sp. ZOR0009:
CCAGCGGTTAAGCATTCGTTATAAGTTGATGCAGTTTTGTTATAGACGGGTTGCCCCTCGGCTAGCGTGGCCGGACGGGAATCCAGACCTCCTCCTCCGAGTCGGGATGATCGTTCCGGTATTTTTCGCCAAGTATCTCGAAATGTGGACGTTTATCGAGCAGGTATTCTGAGCTGGGAAGCCAGGTGCCAAAGATGTACTGAAAGAATTTAGCCCCCTGGCTGGCGGCTCCCTTATAGGTAAATACCGCATAAAGTCCGCCTTGGAGCAAAAAAGCGTCCATCCCATCGGGAATATCGCCTGCACTGGACACCTCGACAGCGGCCCATTTCTCGAAATCTTTTAACGGATCGAACTTTTGAAAGTCGAAGTCATCCCCCAAAACCTGCAAGGAGTAGAAATTGCCGTCAACCGTTTGGGTAACCTCCCTTCGGCGCGGCATAAATCGACCCCAGAGCTCGGCGGTACGGTTGCTGGCATATGTCATGGT
This window contains:
- a CDS encoding GyrI-like domain-containing protein, which translates into the protein MEPRFEMLPPKVLVGQHLTMTYASNRTAELWGRFMPRRREVTQTVDGNFYSLQVLGDDFDFQKFDPLKDFEKWAAVEVSSAGDIPDGMDAFLLQGGLYAVFTYKGAASQGAKFFQYIFGTWLPSSEYLLDKRPHFEILGEKYRNDHPDSEEEVWIPVRPR